Part of the Arcobacter sp. F155 genome, AAGCAGTACAAATACAAACTGGAAGTGCCTGTCACTTAGATGCATTTATGGTTCATAAAGGTTTACATGATATGCCTTTAGATGATTTAGATGTATTAGATGTATGTTTTGTAGAAAATGTAGGAAACTTAGTTTGTCCAGCATCTTATGATGTGGGAACACACTTAAATATAGTATTAGTAAGTGTACCTGAGGGTGAAGATAAAATTGCTAAATATCCAGTGATGTTTAGAGCAGCTGATTTAATCCTTTTCACAAAAGTAGATTTACTTCCTTATTTTGAGTATGACTTAGAAAAAGAGAAAGAAGTAGCTAGGAAATTAAAACCAAATGTTGATATCTTAGAAGTTTCTACAAAAGATGAAGATAGCTTAAAAGCTGTAGTTGAGTGGATTAACTTTAAAAGAAAAATGAGGTAGAAATATGTGTTTATCAATACCATCAA contains:
- the hypB gene encoding hydrogenase nickel incorporation protein HypB translates to MCTDCGCSITDHHHHGHDHSHDHQHHSDSASHQAAHDTLHHNPQLNDSKTVAVIKKILDKNDHEAAHNRAHFDKQNVLGINLMSSPGSGKTTLLEHLAPLADFNFAVVEGDLETNKDAERLQAKGIKAVQIQTGSACHLDAFMVHKGLHDMPLDDLDVLDVCFVENVGNLVCPASYDVGTHLNIVLVSVPEGEDKIAKYPVMFRAADLILFTKVDLLPYFEYDLEKEKEVARKLKPNVDILEVSTKDEDSLKAVVEWINFKRKMR